The DNA segment CGCCACCTATTATCGCGACTTAACGCAATCGGTAGTCTCTCCAGAGGCTCGTCCAGTAACAGTCCATGCCTTGCGGCACCTGAAAGAGTGCTTTGGTTCGGGACACATCCCAAAACAAAGTTGCCTCGTCGGTGTGGGGTTAATTCCCCACTCTCCTGCTACCTTCATCCGAACGGATTGTTAAATCGATAGTCCGCTATCGATTTAACAGGGCGCACAGCATGCAACAAACACAAAAATAGCTCAAGCCCATTCGCTCACAGAATTGGGTTCTAAAACCACAATTGCAGAAAATTTAAACAGCATAAAACCTAAGTCTGAATCCATGCAAAGTGAACCTTAAGGACCAAATAGCAGTATCTATCAGAAGATAAAATGTTTTATCTTTAGTCGGGCTAAATGTTGCCAGAGTGGAAGGATAAATGTCAGAAGTAGCCAAACTTATCCAAGTGAGTAAAAGTTTTCGCGATGGCGAGCAGCGCCATACCGTACTGCAAGCCGTCGATTTAACCTTACATCGCGGCGAGACCATCGCACTCACGGGCCCCAGCGGCAGCGGCAAAAGCACACTGTTAAATTTGATCGCAGGCTTTGAAACACCAGACAGCGGCCAGATAGTGCTGAATCATCAACCCACCCAAGAATGGCAAGACAAACACTGGAGCGAGTTCCGACGCAGCCACTTAGGCGTCGTGTTTCAACAATTTAATCTACTGACGCCACTCAATGTAAGAAACAACATAGGTTTTTCACTCAATCTCAATGGCGCCAGTTGGAATCCTTGGTGCGATTATCTCGTCGACAAATTGGGGCTGGCTTCGCTACTCAATCGGCAGGTCGAGGCACTTTCAGGCGGGCAACAGCAAAGGGTCGCTATCGCCAGAGCCTTAGCCCACAATCCGAGTTTACTGCTGGCCGACGAACCCACAGGCAATCTCGATGATGAATCGGGTAAACAGGTGATGTCACTGCTGTGCGAACTGGCCAAAGAAAGCCAAACCAGCATACTCATGGTCACCCACAGTGAAGAATGCGCCGCCTTTATGCACAAACGCTGGCATCTTTCCCACGCCGCTGTGTCTATCTCCGGTTAACTCGATGATGAGTCCAGCATTAACCCCTAAAGCCAATCACAGCCAAACCCCAAGCAGAAATCGCCCATGGCTGCGGATCTATTGGGTATTAAGGGTCTTTCTCGCCCACTATCGCCACGCGCCGCTGCAAGCGGGCGCCATTTTGCTTGGGCTTGCCCTCGCCGTGACTTTACTTATCGGGGTTAAAGCCACCAATGATAATGCAATTCGTAGCTACAGTGAGGCCACTGAGCTCTTGAGCCAGCGGGCCGATGTGCTCCTCAGCGCGCCCATTGGCCAAGAAACCCTCGACGAATCCGTGTATTTCAGCCTACGCCAAGCGGGCATAAGCCAAAGCCTTGCGGTTGTCAGTGGCAGAGTGGCGGGCCTGAACGGTCAGTTTTGGCAAATTGAAGGCAGCGATATCGTCGCCGCGTTGACGGCGAGCCTAAGCACAAAAGAGGGGCAAAAACACGACACAAGCACAAAGCAAGAAGCCAATCCAAGGATGTCGATGGGAGCGCTACCGCTCGCCGATTTAATGAGCGGCGAGCCGATAGTGGTCATGAGCCAGAGCCTTGCCAATAAAATCGCACCCAATGGCCAACTCGCCCTCGCGCCCGCTTCTTTTGCGCCCGACAAGCTTAAGGTCATTAGTATCGACGATAGCTGGGGACTGGGCAGTGCAATTCTGACCGATATTTCCCTCGCCCAAAGCTTACTCGGAATGCAAGGCAAACTCAGCTATATAGCCCTATTCAGTGACAGGGATAAGCTCCCTGCCTTAAAGCAGCAGCTCGATACCCAAGGGATTACGCCGCTTCGCGCCAGTTACAGTCAACAGGATCAAGGCCAAGCCTTGATGGCGCTTACCCGCAGTTTTCATTTAAACCTCAATGCGATGAGCATGTTAGCCTTTGTGGTCGGGCTGTTTATTGCCTATAACGGCGTGCGTTACAGCCTGATGAAACGCCAACGTCTATTAATCCAATTGCTGCAACAGGGCCTAGCACGGCGCGAAGTCATGCTGGCCCTACTTGGCGAGTTGCTGCTGTTGGTAGTGTTAGGCTCGCTAATGGGATTTATCTTAGGATTACAGCTCAGTCACTGGTTGCAACCTATGGTCGCTATGACCTTAGAGCAGCTCTACGGTGCCCACTTATTGCCGGGAATTTGGCAATGGCGTTGGTTGGCCGAGGCGATAGCCCTCACCTTAGTTGCCGCCTTAGCCGCCTGTTTACCCTTGTATTTTGACTTAACCCGCCAATCCCTCGCCCAAGGTGCTAATCGTTATCAACAAACGCAGGCCCACAACAAAACCCATGGCAGGCAATTTATCTTAGCCTGCGGCCTGCTCACGCTCGCCACAATACTCATGCCCTTCAGCCAAAGCTATAACACCAGTTTGGTATTGTTGGGCATGGTCGCCGTCGCGATTCCATTGTTATTACCACAAGTATTGCATTGGGGCGTTAGCTTACTTTTGCCATTGACTCGCCCCGGACTTAAGCACTATCTCCTCGCCGAAACCCGCGAACTTATCGCGCCATTGTCCCTTGCTATGATGGCGATACTGCTGGCACTGAGTGCCAATGTGTCGATGAACACCTTGGTAGGCAGCTTCGAGCAAACCTTAAGAAGCTGGTTAGAAACCCGCCTGCATGCCGATTTATACCTGCGCCCCAGCGCTAACCATATGGCCGAAGTGCGTGATAAGTTGCGCCAAGATCCTCGCCTGAGTGGCCTGTATCAGCAATGGCAAGTGGAGGCGGAAGTCTCTAACCAAGGGGCGGCGCAAACCATACCCGTCAACCTGATTAGCCGCGATGATGCATCGATTCAACACACCAGCACGATCAAAGAAAGCTTGCCGGATCTCTGGCAAACCTACTTTGACGGACATTACGTGTTAGTCAGCGAACCCATGGCCATTAAGTATCAGCTGCAACTCGGGGATACTGTGGCGTTAAACGTGCTGGACAAAACCGCCAACAATCCCGTGGTAATTGCGGGGATTTATTACGACCACGGCAATACCCGCAATGAGCTCATCATCAGCCATAAGCTGTGGCGACAGGCGCAGCTACCCGTGTTACCCATTAGCCTTGCGGCCAGTTTCCACTCTGTCGAGCCGGGAGTTCAAACCACAGCGACTCAGCGCAAACTCAGCGAGGCAGAGCTAGATGAGCTGCAAGGGCAATTGGCCGTTACATTGGGCTTAGCACAGGCGCAAATTTACAGCCAAGCCAAGATCAAGGCTCAGGCCATTGCCATGTTTAAACGCACCTTCTCAATCACCTTAGTGCTCAATAGCTTAACTTTGCTGGTGGCGGCCATAGGGCTATTTAGCGCCTGCTTGATGTTAACTCAATCCCGGCAAGCGCCATTGGCGAGGCTGTATTCCCTCGGGGTGAGTCGCAGTAAGCTGCGGACTATGGTGTTCAGCCAAATGCTGCTGGTCGTGGTCATCACTTGCCTGATGGCCATGCCCACGGGCGCACTGCTCGGATATTTATTGATTGATAAAATCACCCTGCAGGCCTTCGGCTGGACAATCAAGATGATCTGGGATTGGTTTGCCTATGGAAAAGCCATCCTCATTGCCTTAGTGACCTGCACCTTAGCCGTACTCTTACCGCTTTACTGGCAAACCCGCAGGCCCTTAATCGCCAGTTTGCAGCAGGAAACCCTATGAGCGCACGCGTACCTCAAACCAAGGCTTGGCACGTTAATCAATCAGCGTCTGCAACGCGATCTAAGATCAGCACAAGCGCAGGCTTTATCTTGAAGAGTGCCATAGGTGGCTTACTGCTTGCGACAATAAGCGGCTGCGATAATGCGCCTTCAACGACCGAGCCTCAATCCATGGGGGCTTTACTGGGGCAAGCAAGCGCAGATAGCCAAAGCTTTGCTAAGGTAACGCCGGGAAACCGCTTTCAATTTCCTCAAGATCACCTCGCCCATCAGGATTTTCGTCAGGAATGGTGGTATCTCACCGCCAATTTGACCACTGAGAATGGTGAACAACTTGGTGCCCAATGGACGCAATTTAGGGTGGCGCTAAAACCTAAGCACTCTGAACCGCAAAACGTGGAACTTAATCCTAAGTCCACTTGGGCGACTGAACAGCTTTATTTTGCCCATAGCGCACTCACCTCAAGCACTTCTCACCTCGCCCATGAGAAATGGTCGCGGACGCATCCATCACTGGCAGGGGTAAGCGCAGATCCCTACCAAATTCACCTCGATAATTGGCAATGGCGTAGTCAGTCAAAGGACTTATTCCCAGCAACCTTAAGCGTTGCAACCGACGACTTTAGTTATCAACTCGAGCTTAGCAGCCAAGCGCCACTGCAATATCAAGGGGATAAGGGTTACAGCATTAAGAGTCGCGACGGCAAAGTCGCCTCTTACTACTACAGCCAACCCTTTATCACGATTCACGGCGTAATCACCCGCCATATCAAGATCAATGCCCAAGTGGAAAACCGCGTCGAAAAAGTCACAGGCCAAGGCTGGCTAGATAGAGAATGGAGCTCGCAGTTTTTAACCAAGAGCCAGCAGGGCTGGGATTGGTTTGCCCTTAGGTTAGATGATGGTTCGGCGCTGATGTTATTCCAGCTCAGGGAACAATCCTCAGATAAAGCACAATCGGCCTTTTACAGCGCCAGACGAATGTTTGCCGATGGCACCGGCCGCAATATCAATTCCCGCGATACCCCAGATGGGATAAAAATGACGCCACTCGAGTGGCAAACCACCAGCACGGGTAAATACCCAATTCGCTGGCAAGTGCAAATCCCAAGCGAGCAAATCGACATCCGCATTTCCCCTTTAAATCCCAATAGTGCCATGGCGTTATCCACCCAGTATTGGGAAGGCCCAATTGAGCTTAAAGGTAGCCATAGTGGCACAGGTTATATGGAGCTGACGGGGTATTAATCTCCAGCTCAAATGTGATCTCCATATCAACTACAGCGACTTAATACTCTTCGTTCTCATACTATCGATTGCAAATGCTGCTGAATTTTCACTCAGTGATTGCATTTCGATGAAAATCCCAATAAATTAACATGACAACGTTGTCAAAATAATTAAAACAACAAGATAGCCATCGTAATCACGGACGATTCTATTCAGTTCAATAACACAGGGAGGGGTGGATGAGCGCTTTACGTAAAGGGTTTACCCTGATTGAACTGATGATCGCCGTCGCCATTATTGGCATTCTTGCCGCCATTGCGATTCCTTCATTTAATGAGTACCTGAAACAAGGTCGACGCTTCGATGCTCAGCAATATCTCGTCAGTAGTGCCCAAGCGCTAGAGCGCCATTATTCCCGCAACGGTTTGTATCCCGCTTCGCAGAGTTTAACCAACAGTGCCTATTACAGTTTCAGCTACACCCCCACGATAAATAAATTAGGTTTTAGCCTCAAGGCCGTGCCCACAAGCCGTCAGTCAGATACCTGCGGCACCTTAAGTCTCGACCATAAAGGCGTACGTGCACCCGCAACCCATTGCTGGACCCACTAAGATGACAAAGCGCACTAAAGCGGGGTTCACCTTAGTCGAATTGTTGGTCGCTATCGCCATCATCGGCATCTTGGCGAGCATCGCCCTGCCCTCCTATCGGGATCTTATTGCCAGAGAAAGCCTCACCAGCACGGCAAATGAATTGCTCTCCAGTTATAAATTCGCCCGCGGCGAAGCCATCAAGCGCAATCAGGCGGTGACACTGGAAGCGACAGAAGATGGGCGCTGGCTGGTCATCAGCAATCAGGAACAACTTAAGGTCTTTAGTCCATCTAACCGCGGCGTCAGTATCGATGGCTTTAACACCCTCAATATCAATGCGACAGGCAACACCACTAAAACCCAGATGAGCCTCGAAAACACCCAAGGTGAAACGCTCAATCTGTGCATCTTGCCAAGCGGGCAAAGTTATCTACAGGAGGCAGCATGCGCATAGTGGCACTGAGTCATAAACAACAAGGCTTTACCATGACCGAAGTGCTGATTTCGTTAGTGGTGTCGGTCACTTCGCTACTGGCGCTCGGCAAAGCGCAGTTATCTTCATTGCAGCATGCGACCAATAGCTTCCAATATACGGTCGCCACCATTCAAGCGCAGAATGCCATTGAAAGGATCTGGCCGAGGATCTGCGATATTCAGCGCCAACCCGCACGCTTTGAGGATGTCAATTTTAGGGCCAGCCTCAGCCAAGATATGCCCAGCGGTTACACCTTAGTGCTACCCAACACTTATCAAGACACTATGCCCATCACAGTCACTTGGCGAGACGGTCGCATTGAGGACAATAACAGTGTGAGCCTCAACGCCAGCTTTCCGCACTTATGTCAGGTGTAGCTATGTCCTTAAGCGCGAAGAAACAGCAAGCGGGCTTTAGCTTATCAGAACTGATGATCGCTATGGTGCTTGGGCTGATTATTATGCTGGCCGTGGTCAACTTTTTCGCCCCGCTCAAGGCCACGGTTGAAGAAAGCAAACGCCTCGAAAACGCAGCCGATGCACTGAGGTACGCCACCCTCAGCCTCAGCAAGAGCGTCAAACGTGCATCAAGTATCGTATCCCTCAGCGCTAACGAATTAGTGCTCGCAGTTGCAGCATCCCCAGCCCAGCCGAGTTTAACTTGCCTAGGAACCAGCAAAACCAGCGATTACAACGAAACCTACCGTTTTGACGCTCCCAATCTGAGCTGCGACGACGGCGATGGCGCTCAGGTATTACTCACGGGGTTAGAAGCGACCAGTTTTGCTCTCAATGGCGAACTGGTGACAGTAGTACTCAAGCCTGAAAAACTCCCAGCGCAATATGGCCAAGGGATCCAGCTCGATATCGCCCTGCGTAAACCCCTATGGCGGCAAGCCCTCAACAGCCAACAGAACCCATAAAGCAAGGAAGCCATAATGGACAATCTAAGACCTGCTCTAGGCAATAAGGAACATGGCGCGGTATTACTTATCGTCTTGGTCTTCAGTCTGTTAGCGAGTTTACTGGTGGTCACATCGCTCAGGGATAATCTCGTGCAAGAGCGACTGAGTGGCAACTTTCAAAAGCAGGTCAATGCGCAGCTACTCGCCGAACAGGGAATGCACGAGAGCTACAACCAACTTAAGGCTCAGCTGCAGCGCGCGCCTAATCAAGGTCTGCAAACACTTTATGAGCAACTCCCCGCCGAAGCCGATGGCAGCCTTGAAGGCAGCAGTTATGCCCTCGAAAATGGTCAAATCACCGGAGCCGATCTTAGCCTTGACAGTCGTGGCAATCATTTAGAAGGCGAGGCCAAACTCAACGCCCAGTTCACACTGCAGGGCAGTCACGGAAACACGATTTTCAATGATGCGATTGTGTCCTGCGAAAGCTTAAACCTTACCGGCAGCAGTAGCATCGATGGCTACGATTCCCGCAAAGGCGCCTATGGCGATAGCATCAGTAATGGCCAAGGTGGCAGTGAGCTTAATCAACATGGCAAAGGCAATGTCACCACCATTGAGCCCAATGCCAATATTACGCTCACGGGCAACGCGCCAATTTACGGCGATGTCAGCGCCACTGGCAGCGTCACCCTCACGGGCTCGTCGGATATCCACGGCAGCATTCAAGCTAATAATGATGTCACCCTTGGCACAGGTACCATTAGCGGCAATGTCGCGGCGGGTAATAACTTTAACTTGGCCAATAGCGGCACGGTGGAAGGTTCGGTCAAAGCCAATAACAATGCCGCCACGGCGCCCAAGGCCCAAGTGAATGGCACACTACAATATGGCGGCGACGGCAACTTTCATCGGGACAGCCAGATTGGCAACTTAGTCAACGCGCGCCCCAATGTACCGCCTGTGCCAGCAAAATCCTGTGACCCATTGGATATTGGCGCTGTGATGGGCGGCTTTAAGATGCCCAATAACGGCGCCCGCACTATTGATGCCAACGCCAATGTCACTATCACGCCCACAGGGTCGAGTAAAACCGAACTCGGCTGGAAAGGTGATTATTTCCCCAGCCTTACCCCCACGTCGGAGAACATCTTCGGCAGTGACACGCCGGTATTTAACCTCGACAGCTTAGTCATGAGCAGCGATGGGGTGCTTAATATCAGTGGCGGCGATGTCACCCTGATAGTCAATGGTGACTTTAAAATGAGTGGCTCGAATCAGCTAAATATTGCCCCGGGCTCAAGCCTTACGCTGTTTGTGGGCGGTGAAGTCGCCTTTACGGCGGGGACAAACAACGGTAACAACATTAAGGGACAAACCCTGACCGACAGCAACAAGCCGCCACTGTCTATTTTTTCTGGCTCGGATAAGGATGTCACCGTTAGCGGTAATGTGCCGATTTATGCCGCGCTCTACGCCCCCAAATCTAAGGTCAATCTCCCCGGCGGCCCTGAGATTTTCGGTTCGGTGAGGGGCAAATCCATCACAGCGACAGGCAATGGAAAAATCCACTATGACAATGCCTTAGGCGCTGCCGACTTAGGCGAAGGCAATGCTAAACCCGCGATCATTCTGCTCAAACAATGGCAATACTTATAGGCCTAATCCCCCCTCCTAACTCACTTGCAGACTCCCTCTCCAAAGGGATAGGGATTGTGTAAATTTCAAACTGAGAGTTAGATCACGCGCAAAACTTTGATCCCGATCGACTATCCCCGCCAATACCTCTTGTGAGGTATACCCACATTTTTTATCAGGTCTAGACTCACAGTTATCCACATTGAGTTGTAGCGATTGTTATCGCAGCAACTGAGTGAATCTCAAGATAAAGGTACCGCTATGAGTCAGGAATACCATGTCACCAGCCTTGTGGTACATGCCGCCCCTAATGCCTTACAACAGGTTGAGGCCGATATTGCAGCGTTAAAGGGCTGCGATATCCACGCCATTTCACCCGAGGGCAAGTTCGTTATTACCCTCGAAGGGAATAGCCAAAAAGCCATTCTCGACAATGTTGAAGCCATCAATGCCCTGTCCGGCGTGTTATCCGCCAGTTTGATTTACCACCAAGTAGAACCCTTAGAACAAGAGAGTGAGGAAACACTATGAGCATTAGCCGCCGCGAGTTTCTCAAGGCTAACGCAGCGGTTGCCGCTGCAACGGCCGTTGGCGTCACGCTTCCCGTGAAAATGGTCGAAGCCGCCGAGTCAGATAGCATTAAGTGGGATAAAGCCCCCTGCCGTTTTTGCGGTGTGGGTTGTAGCGTATTAGTCGGAACTAAAGCCGGTAAAGTCGTCGCCACTAAGGGCGATCCCGAAAGCCCTGTTAACCGTGGTTTGAACTGTATTAAGGGTTACTTCCTGTCGAAAATCATGTACGGCAAGGACAGATTAACCACGCCGCTGCTGCGGATGAAAGACGGCAAATACCATAAAGAAGGTGAGTTTACCCCAGTAAGCTGGGATGTCGCCTTCGATACTATGGCCGCTAAGTGGAAACACAGCATCGCCACTAAGGGCCCTACCTCTGTCGGTATGTTCGGCTCGGGTCAATGGACCATCTGGGAAGGTTATGCCGCCTCTAAATTACATAAGGCCGGATTCTTAACCAACAATATCGACCCTAACGCCCGCCACTGTATGGCATCGGCCGTGGGTGGCTTTATGCGTACCTTCGGTATCGACGAGCCGATGGGCTGTTACGATGACTTAGAAGCCGCCGACCAATTTGTGCTCTGGGGCGCTAACATGGCCGAGATGCACCCGATACTGTGGGCGCGCTTATCCGACCGTCGTTTAAGCCACAAAGACTGCCGCGTACATGTGCTATCGACCTTCGAGAACCGCAGCTTCGACTTAGCGGACAACCCCATGGTGTTCCGCCCACAGTCAGATCTTGTGATCCTCAACTTTATCGCTAACTACATCATTCAACACAAAGCCGTGAATACCGACTTTGTGACTAAACATACTAAGTTTGCCCTCGGTGTGGATGATATCGGTTATGGTCTGCGCCCAGATCATCCGTTAGAGAAGAAAGCCAAAAACCCAGGTAATGGTAAATCCAGCCCTATCAGCTTCGAAGAATACGCTAAGTTCGTCAGCACTTACACGCTGGAATATGCGGCGAAAATGAGTGGTGTAGAGCCTGAGAAATTAGAAACCTTAGCTAAGGCCTATGCCGATCCTAAGGTCAAAGTCATGAGTCTGTGGACCATGGGCATCAACCAACACGTACGTGGCGTGTGGGCAAACAACATGCTCTACAACATCCACTTACTCACAGGTAAAATCGCCACCCCAGGCAACAGCCCATTCTCATTAACGGGTCAACCTTCGGCCTGTGGTACCGCCCGTGAAGTCGGCACCTTCGCCCACCGCTTACCTGCGGATATGGAAGTGGCTAACGATAAACACCGCGCCATTACAGAAAAAGTGTGGCAGGTACCAGAAGGCACTATTCCGCCAAAACCTGGCTTCCATGCCGTGCTGCAAAGCCGTATGCTCAAAGACGGCAAGCTCAACTGCTATTGGACCATGTGTACCAACAATATGCAGGCGGGCCCGAATATCAACGATGAAATTTACCCCGGTTTCCGTAACCCAGAAAACTTTATCGTGGTATCCGATCCATACCCAACCGTCACCGCCATGGCTGCCGACCTTATTCTGCCCACGGCCATGTGGGTTGAGAAAGAAGGTGCCTACGGTAACGCCGAGCGCCGCACCCATATGTGGCATCAACAGGTTAAAGCGCCTGAGGGGGCTAAGTCGGATCTGTGGCAATTAGTCGAGTTCTCAAAACGCTTTAAAGTGTCTGAAGTATGGCCTGCTGAGCTTATCGCTAAACAGCCTGAATACGCTGACAAAACGCTTTATGAAGTGCTGTTTGCCAACGGCGTCATCAACAAGTTCCCAACCACAGATTGTAAGGGCGACTTAAACGATGAAAGCGCGCACTTTGGCTTCTATCTGCAAAAAGGCATTTTCGAAGAATACGCTGCCTTCGGTCGCGGCCATGGCCATGACTTAGCCGATTTTGACCGTTATCACGAAACCCGCGGCCTACGCTGGCCAGTGGTCGAAGGTAAAGAAA comes from the Shewanella mangrovisoli genome and includes:
- a CDS encoding ABC transporter permease, with the protein product MMSPALTPKANHSQTPSRNRPWLRIYWVLRVFLAHYRHAPLQAGAILLGLALAVTLLIGVKATNDNAIRSYSEATELLSQRADVLLSAPIGQETLDESVYFSLRQAGISQSLAVVSGRVAGLNGQFWQIEGSDIVAALTASLSTKEGQKHDTSTKQEANPRMSMGALPLADLMSGEPIVVMSQSLANKIAPNGQLALAPASFAPDKLKVISIDDSWGLGSAILTDISLAQSLLGMQGKLSYIALFSDRDKLPALKQQLDTQGITPLRASYSQQDQGQALMALTRSFHLNLNAMSMLAFVVGLFIAYNGVRYSLMKRQRLLIQLLQQGLARREVMLALLGELLLLVVLGSLMGFILGLQLSHWLQPMVAMTLEQLYGAHLLPGIWQWRWLAEAIALTLVAALAACLPLYFDLTRQSLAQGANRYQQTQAHNKTHGRQFILACGLLTLATILMPFSQSYNTSLVLLGMVAVAIPLLLPQVLHWGVSLLLPLTRPGLKHYLLAETRELIAPLSLAMMAILLALSANVSMNTLVGSFEQTLRSWLETRLHADLYLRPSANHMAEVRDKLRQDPRLSGLYQQWQVEAEVSNQGAAQTIPVNLISRDDASIQHTSTIKESLPDLWQTYFDGHYVLVSEPMAIKYQLQLGDTVALNVLDKTANNPVVIAGIYYDHGNTRNELIISHKLWRQAQLPVLPISLAASFHSVEPGVQTTATQRKLSEAELDELQGQLAVTLGLAQAQIYSQAKIKAQAIAMFKRTFSITLVLNSLTLLVAAIGLFSACLMLTQSRQAPLARLYSLGVSRSKLRTMVFSQMLLVVVITCLMAMPTGALLGYLLIDKITLQAFGWTIKMIWDWFAYGKAILIALVTCTLAVLLPLYWQTRRPLIASLQQETL
- a CDS encoding lipocalin-like domain-containing protein, producing MSARVPQTKAWHVNQSASATRSKISTSAGFILKSAIGGLLLATISGCDNAPSTTEPQSMGALLGQASADSQSFAKVTPGNRFQFPQDHLAHQDFRQEWWYLTANLTTENGEQLGAQWTQFRVALKPKHSEPQNVELNPKSTWATEQLYFAHSALTSSTSHLAHEKWSRTHPSLAGVSADPYQIHLDNWQWRSQSKDLFPATLSVATDDFSYQLELSSQAPLQYQGDKGYSIKSRDGKVASYYYSQPFITIHGVITRHIKINAQVENRVEKVTGQGWLDREWSSQFLTKSQQGWDWFALRLDDGSALMLFQLREQSSDKAQSAFYSARRMFADGTGRNINSRDTPDGIKMTPLEWQTTSTGKYPIRWQVQIPSEQIDIRISPLNPNSAMALSTQYWEGPIELKGSHSGTGYMELTGY
- a CDS encoding type IV pilin protein, whose translation is MSALRKGFTLIELMIAVAIIGILAAIAIPSFNEYLKQGRRFDAQQYLVSSAQALERHYSRNGLYPASQSLTNSAYYSFSYTPTINKLGFSLKAVPTSRQSDTCGTLSLDHKGVRAPATHCWTH
- a CDS encoding GspH/FimT family pseudopilin gives rise to the protein MTKRTKAGFTLVELLVAIAIIGILASIALPSYRDLIARESLTSTANELLSSYKFARGEAIKRNQAVTLEATEDGRWLVISNQEQLKVFSPSNRGVSIDGFNTLNINATGNTTKTQMSLENTQGETLNLCILPSGQSYLQEAACA
- a CDS encoding type IV pilus modification PilV family protein encodes the protein MRIVALSHKQQGFTMTEVLISLVVSVTSLLALGKAQLSSLQHATNSFQYTVATIQAQNAIERIWPRICDIQRQPARFEDVNFRASLSQDMPSGYTLVLPNTYQDTMPITVTWRDGRIEDNNSVSLNASFPHLCQV
- a CDS encoding PilW family protein, whose translation is MSLSAKKQQAGFSLSELMIAMVLGLIIMLAVVNFFAPLKATVEESKRLENAADALRYATLSLSKSVKRASSIVSLSANELVLAVAASPAQPSLTCLGTSKTSDYNETYRFDAPNLSCDDGDGAQVLLTGLEATSFALNGELVTVVLKPEKLPAQYGQGIQLDIALRKPLWRQALNSQQNP
- a CDS encoding DUF7305 domain-containing protein; this translates as MDNLRPALGNKEHGAVLLIVLVFSLLASLLVVTSLRDNLVQERLSGNFQKQVNAQLLAEQGMHESYNQLKAQLQRAPNQGLQTLYEQLPAEADGSLEGSSYALENGQITGADLSLDSRGNHLEGEAKLNAQFTLQGSHGNTIFNDAIVSCESLNLTGSSSIDGYDSRKGAYGDSISNGQGGSELNQHGKGNVTTIEPNANITLTGNAPIYGDVSATGSVTLTGSSDIHGSIQANNDVTLGTGTISGNVAAGNNFNLANSGTVEGSVKANNNAATAPKAQVNGTLQYGGDGNFHRDSQIGNLVNARPNVPPVPAKSCDPLDIGAVMGGFKMPNNGARTIDANANVTITPTGSSKTELGWKGDYFPSLTPTSENIFGSDTPVFNLDSLVMSSDGVLNISGGDVTLIVNGDFKMSGSNQLNIAPGSSLTLFVGGEVAFTAGTNNGNNIKGQTLTDSNKPPLSIFSGSDKDVTVSGNVPIYAALYAPKSKVNLPGGPEIFGSVRGKSITATGNGKIHYDNALGAADLGEGNAKPAIILLKQWQYL
- a CDS encoding chaperone NapD encodes the protein MSQEYHVTSLVVHAAPNALQQVEADIAALKGCDIHAISPEGKFVITLEGNSQKAILDNVEAINALSGVLSASLIYHQVEPLEQESEETL
- the napA gene encoding nitrate reductase catalytic subunit NapA; translation: MSISRREFLKANAAVAAATAVGVTLPVKMVEAAESDSIKWDKAPCRFCGVGCSVLVGTKAGKVVATKGDPESPVNRGLNCIKGYFLSKIMYGKDRLTTPLLRMKDGKYHKEGEFTPVSWDVAFDTMAAKWKHSIATKGPTSVGMFGSGQWTIWEGYAASKLHKAGFLTNNIDPNARHCMASAVGGFMRTFGIDEPMGCYDDLEAADQFVLWGANMAEMHPILWARLSDRRLSHKDCRVHVLSTFENRSFDLADNPMVFRPQSDLVILNFIANYIIQHKAVNTDFVTKHTKFALGVDDIGYGLRPDHPLEKKAKNPGNGKSSPISFEEYAKFVSTYTLEYAAKMSGVEPEKLETLAKAYADPKVKVMSLWTMGINQHVRGVWANNMLYNIHLLTGKIATPGNSPFSLTGQPSACGTAREVGTFAHRLPADMEVANDKHRAITEKVWQVPEGTIPPKPGFHAVLQSRMLKDGKLNCYWTMCTNNMQAGPNINDEIYPGFRNPENFIVVSDPYPTVTAMAADLILPTAMWVEKEGAYGNAERRTHMWHQQVKAPEGAKSDLWQLVEFSKRFKVSEVWPAELIAKQPEYADKTLYEVLFANGVINKFPTTDCKGDLNDESAHFGFYLQKGIFEEYAAFGRGHGHDLADFDRYHETRGLRWPVVEGKETLRRFVEGSDPYVKAGEGYKFYGKPDGKAVIFALPYEPAAEEPNEEYDLWMSTGRVLEHWHTGSMTARVPELYRAYPDAQIFMHPEDAKARGLQRGDEVLVASPRGEVKTRVETKGRNKPPRGVVFMPFFDARQLVNKLILDATDPLSKETDFKKCPVKVMKA